The Clostridia bacterium genome contains the following window.
TCGTTGGATCAACCGATACACCTTTAATAAGTACGTTGCCATTACCATCTTTAATATCGTTTCCTTTTAGTACAGGGAAAACAGTATTGTTGACAAAGTTCAAAAGAGCATCGCCGGTCATGCCTCTGCCATTTTCTTCGTGTGCCCAATTACGCCAGCGGCATTGCGCGGGGATGATGGAAACATAGTTGTCCTCATTGAATTCCCAGTCAGCTTCTTTTGTATCGTAGACCTTCAGAAATAGCATCCATGCAATTTGCTCTATTCGTTGCGCATCGCCGTTAATGCCTGCGTCGTTGCGCATGATGTCTCTTATTCTCTTCACAAATCCAGAAATGTTGCTCATATGTTATGCCGCCTTATAGATTTCATTTGCTAATTCTCTGACTGCTCTCAAGTAGCCATCTTTACCGCCAAACAACTGTGCGATTCGTGCAGGTTTACCGAATTTCACAAAAGGATCAAGTTTCAATACGTCTGTATCTTCGATTTCGTAAATGCCTCCGTCTGCATATTTTTCAAGGAGTGCTTCCAAAACTTCTCTTGCCGCGCCGCCGTATTTAGCAAAAACATTGCGCTTTCTAACGTTTTCAGCACGTTCTCTACGAGTCAAAGGTTTCTGATTAAACGCTATATGGCAAATAAAGTCGAAGTCGTCCACATCGGACATACCTTCCGCCGCTTTGATTTGTTCCAAGTCAATGCCGCGCTCGGCAAGCAACTCTCGTATCTTTTCTTTTTTCTCTTCTTTCGTCCATTCCAAAATGAAATTTTCAAGAGAAGCATATTCGCCAAAGATGTTCGCTTTCGTGTAATCGATAATGCTTTCTTGCCGTAGCAGTTTTCCGTCGGTATCGTATACGGAAACTATCTTTTGCAAGACTTCCACTCGACAACCACGATTATCGACGACATATTTATGATTAGGCTCAACGGGTGGCGTAGGCAATACCGTCTTGCCATTCGGCGTTTGTTTGGGTGTGACATGCGTAAAATGCTCATCTTGTTCGACAGGTCCGTCCCAATCGGGATCGGCAAACAAACGTGTCACGCCACGGAAATCCATAATCATAAAGTGCGTTTTCCCATCCGCAACGCGAAGCCTTGTTCCTCGGCCGATGATTTGTTTGAATTCTGTCATTGAGCCGATCATCTCATCTAATACAATTAATTTGACCATTTTACAATCGGCGCCCGTCGAAAGCAACTTTGACGTGGTCGCTATAACGGGATATGGCGCTGAAACCGAAATGAAATAATCCAGTTTTCCTTTGCCATATGTATCGCTACCGGTAATCCGCACAACATAATCCGGATTGTCCTTACACATGTCGGCGTTAAGATTTGTCAACGCGATGCGCATACGTTCTGCGGCATCCTCTGTCGCACAGAACACGATAGTTTTAGACATTCTATCGGTTGATTTGAGATACTCGGTTATTTCTTTGGCGACCATGTCAATGCGATCTTGCAAAATGATATTGTAATCATAATCGCTATTGTTGTAAATCCTGTCCTCGATTTCGTAGCCAAAGATATCGAGTTGACCTTTGCGCGGACGCCAGCCGTCATCAATATCCGTTTTTATGCGAAGAACCTTGAACGGCGCTAAAAAACCGTCGTCTATACCTTCTTTCAAACTATACTTATAAACTGGTTCGCCAAAATAGTCAATGTTGGAAATGAACGTCGTTTCTTTGGGCGTCGCAGTCATACCGATTTGAGTCGCAGAAGTAAAGTATTCTAGTATTTTTCTCCAACGGCTTTCTTCTTTCGCACTACCACGGTGGCACTCGTCTACGATAACTAAATCAAAAAAGTCTTTATCAAACAACTGACTGTAATGTGCGAGCATTTCTTCGTCGGTTTCATCTTCTCCGTCTTTCTTGTTCCTGACTAATTGCTGATAGAGTGAGAAATAGACTTGATGCGACGTAATCGTCGTTCTATCGTCTTTTGCGAAATTGATCTTATGGATTACTTTCTCCAGCGGCTTAAAATCACCGCTGATGGTTTGATCGACAAGGATGTTTCTATCAGCGAGATATAGTACTTTTTGTTTTAATCCGCTTTGCAAAAGTCTGTATACAATTTGAAATGTCGTGTAGGTTTTACCTGTTCCCGTTGCCATAACGAGCAAGAGGCGGTTTTGTCCTTTTGCAATCGCATCCAGTGTTTTGTTAACGGCAATTCTTTGATAGTAGCGAGGTGCATATGTTTTTTGACTAGTATAATATGGTTGATCAATGATGGCTTTTTGAACAGCAGAGAACCCCTTATCGCCATTTAGTTCTGCATTGTATCTTGCATACAGTTCATCGGGCGTCGGAAAAGCGCCTAATGATATTTCTCTCTCTTTTCCGGTCAAAAAGTCATATTCCTGAAACGCATCTCCATTGGAACTATATGCAAAAGGGACATCCAGCATTTTAGCATACTCTTTGGCTTGTTGCATGCCGAAAGAAATCGAGTGATTGTTGTCCTTTGCCTCGATGATGGCAATGGGATACTCTCGCCTGAAATATAGCACATAATCCGCTTTTTTCGGCGCTTCTCGATTGATCTTATTTCCACGAAGATTCACCTTACCATCGGTGAACTGAACTTTTGTCTCCATTGTAATTTGATCCTGCCAACCCTTTGCAAAAAGACTCGGCGTGATATAGTTCAGCTTTATATCCTCTTCGGTCATTTGTTTCTTATCAAGTATGGTCATATCGTTCTCCCATATTGCTTCCTAATTCTCATAATCCCATTTTATCGGAACCAGAAGATAAAACTAATGCTTTTCTATGAATCCATATAATGATCTTTTTATCCTATCCTTCGCCATGGGATCAATTCTAGCCATATTGACAATCTGATTTACACGATTAATGTCCCCATTTTCAAAATAATTCAAGATACATTCTCGTCTTAATAATAGCGGCATAAAACTATTATCTTTATCAATTAATTCCTTCAAAGTTACATACGATTCTCTCATTTTAGTAATATCTTTAAGTTCAGCATAAATATCAAATAGATCTCTATAATAATAGATTTGATTTTCAAATAATAACTTATTCTCTATCATTATTCTTAAAGCATTATGATAGTCATGTTTAACATAAAAGCTGTAATATGCTTTCATGTTGGGATAAAACTGTTTGGATGTAATTGGTAATCGATCTACTTCTTTTGCTTTGTTGAGAAGTTCTTCTACCACATCCAATTTGATAACCTTTTGACGTATTGCGCATTTAAAGTATTGAAAAATGTTGAAGATGTTATCTTGGAAGCGATTATAGTTTTTTTCTGCCAACTCTAATGCTGCATCGTACTCTTCTAGTGCAATATACGTTTCAACCAATTCTC
Protein-coding sequences here:
- a CDS encoding DEAD/DEAH box helicase family protein translates to MTILDKKQMTEEDIKLNYITPSLFAKGWQDQITMETKVQFTDGKVNLRGNKINREAPKKADYVLYFRREYPIAIIEAKDNNHSISFGMQQAKEYAKMLDVPFAYSSNGDAFQEYDFLTGKEREISLGAFPTPDELYARYNAELNGDKGFSAVQKAIIDQPYYTSQKTYAPRYYQRIAVNKTLDAIAKGQNRLLLVMATGTGKTYTTFQIVYRLLQSGLKQKVLYLADRNILVDQTISGDFKPLEKVIHKINFAKDDRTTITSHQVYFSLYQQLVRNKKDGEDETDEEMLAHYSQLFDKDFFDLVIVDECHRGSAKEESRWRKILEYFTSATQIGMTATPKETTFISNIDYFGEPVYKYSLKEGIDDGFLAPFKVLRIKTDIDDGWRPRKGQLDIFGYEIEDRIYNNSDYDYNIILQDRIDMVAKEITEYLKSTDRMSKTIVFCATEDAAERMRIALTNLNADMCKDNPDYVVRITGSDTYGKGKLDYFISVSAPYPVIATTSKLLSTGADCKMVKLIVLDEMIGSMTEFKQIIGRGTRLRVADGKTHFMIMDFRGVTRLFADPDWDGPVEQDEHFTHVTPKQTPNGKTVLPTPPVEPNHKYVVDNRGCRVEVLQKIVSVYDTDGKLLRQESIIDYTKANIFGEYASLENFILEWTKEEKKEKIRELLAERGIDLEQIKAAEGMSDVDDFDFICHIAFNQKPLTRRERAENVRKRNVFAKYGGAAREVLEALLEKYADGGIYEIEDTDVLKLDPFVKFGKPARIAQLFGGKDGYLRAVRELANEIYKAA